The DNA region ATGTTCGTAATGATGGCGGCAGGCGGCCTGATGGCGACGGCGCAGCTCGGGCCGATCGCGAAGGACTTCGGCCTGCATGACTCGCCCGTTTCGCTGCTCGGCCTGACGCTCCCCGCGCTGACCTTTGCACTGACGATCGACCGTGTACTCAACGGCCTGACGCGTCCGTTCTTCGGCTGGATCTCGGATCGCATCGGCCGCGAAAACACGATGTTCATCGCGTTCGCCATCGAGGCTGTCGGCATTCTCGCGCTGTCGAAGTTCGGTCAGAGTCCGGTGGCGTTCGTCGTGCTGACGGGCATCGTGTTCTTCGCGTGGGGCGAAATCTACAGCCTGTTCCCCGCCACTTGCGGCGACACGTTCGGCCCGAAATTCGCGGCCACCAACGCCGGCCTGCTGTACACGGCGAAGGGCACGGCAGCGCTGCTGGTGCCGTTCACGAGCATCGTCACGGCCGCAACGGGCAGCTGGCACGCCGTGTTCATGCTCGCGTCGGGCATGGCCGCCGTCGCCGCATTCCTGGCGCTCTTCGTGCTCAAGCCAATGCGCCGGGCTTATGCGCTCCGGCATTCGGAGGCATCACTGGACACGCCGTACGGTGGGTCGACGCGCATCAGCGACTCGGCGCGTATTTCGGCTGAAGGAGGCTGATCGGCAGCACGTGTTTTGAGGTTGTCAGGATGCCCGTCTGCCAGCGCGCGACGGGCATCCGTCATTCCGCAAGCTCCAGCATGACCGCTCTCGCACGCCATTCCTGGCGCACTCTGTAGCAGCGGGCGTGACAGACTGCGCTCATCGCGCTGCCGCCCGTCCGATTCCGCGCCGCACATCGCCGCTGCAGCAGACTGGCACGAACCGTGCGCGCCAAGCTCTCGCCGATACGCACGCCGCCCAGCAACGCTTCGCCGCCGCAATCCGTCGACTCCGCGGGCGTACGTGTCGCCCTTCCGACACTGGCCGATTGCAGAGGCGAATCCGATGGACCGCGAAGAGCTACTCGAAGACTGGCGCACGCTCGCGCTCGATATCGAGCATCAGGTGGAAAACGCAGTCATCGGGCAGCCCGAGACCATCCGGCTGATCAACGTCGCGCTGTTCGCGCGCGGCCACGTGCTGCTCGAAGGCGGCGTCGGCGTCGGCAAGACGACGATCCTGCGCGCGTTCGCACGGGCGATCGGCGGCGATTTCGAGCGCGTCGAAGGCACGATCGACCTGATGCCGGGCGATCTCGTCTATCACACGTACGTCGATGCCGAGGGCAAGCCGCGCATCGAGCCCGGCCCGCTGATCAAGCACGGCGAACGTCTCGCCACCTTCTTCTTCAACGAGATCAACCGTGCGCGCCCGCAGGTGCAATCGCTGTTGCTGCGCGCAATGGCCGAGCGCTCGGTGTTCGCATTCGATCGCGAATACCGCTTTCCTTATATGACCGTGTTCGCCGACCGCAACAAGGTCGAGAAGGAAGAAACGTTCGAACTCGCGGCGGCGGCGCGCGACCGATTCATGTTCGAACTGAATATGTCGACGCCCGACGACGCAACCGCCCGTCGCGCGCTCGTCTTCGATCCCGACTTCCACGACACGGAAGCGCTGCTCGCGCGCGTCACGACCGACGTGCTGCCGTGGCAACGACTGAATGCGATCGGCGCGAGCATTCAACGGACCATCCACGCGAGCGAAGCCATCGAACGCTACGCGCTCGACATCTGGCGCGCGACCGAAAACCCGTTGCAGTTCGATATCACGCTCGACGACGTGGACATGCAGCGCCTGATTCTCGCCGGCGCGAGCCCGCGCGGCATGAGCGCGCTGCTGCGCGCGGCGCGCGTGGTCGCGTGGCTCGACGGGCGCACCTATCTGATGCCCGAGGACATCCACCGCGTGCTGCTGCCGACGCTCGGGCATCGCGTGTACTTCACCCCCATCTACGAGTTGCGCCGCCAGGAACTCTCCGATGCGCTGATGACGCAGATCGTTTCGAGGATCGCCGCGCCGTGAACACGTTGGCGGAGTTCCAGTACCGGCTTCCCGTGCGGGTGTCGGGCGCGCGTCCCGGCGGGCATCGCGGGTCGAGCGTCGGCATCGGCCAGGAGTTCGCGGCGCACACGCGGCTGTTCGATCATCCCGATCCGCGCCGGATCGATGTGCGCGCAAGCATTCGCAGCATGCAGCGCGAATGGCTCGTGCGCGTGCACCGGCAACGCGTGGCCGTGCCCGTGCACGCCGTCGTCGATGTGTCCGCGTCGATGCGCTTCGGCGCCGCGAGCACGAAGCTGGACGTGGCGGCGGCGTTCGTCGAAGCGCTCGGGCATAGCGCGTTCCGGATCGGCGACCCGGTCGGCATGCTCGCATTCGACGACGCAGCGCGTGAGGATCTTTTCGTGCCGCCGCGACACGCGCGCGGCATGGGTCCGTTGATGGCGGAGTTGCTGCGCGATTGCGCGCCGCGGCAAACGCGCGCGCAGTCGCGCGAGCGCGGCTTGCGCGAAATCGCGACGCGGCTCGCCGGCCGCGCGTGTCTGGTCTTTCTCGTGTCGGATTTTCATTGGCCGCTCGCCGCGCTGCCGGGACTGCTCGACACGCTGACTCACGCGTGGGTCGTGCCCGTCGTGCTGTGGGATCGCGCGGAAGTCGAGCCGCCGTCGCACAACGGCTGGATGTCGCTCGTCGATATCGAATCGGGCGAAATGCGCTCGATGTGGATGCGCGATTCCGTCCGCGAGCGCTGGCGCAGCGCGGTCGCGGAACGCCGCGCGCAGATCAACGCGCTGTTCGCGCGACACGGCATCCGCCCGTTCTTCAATCAAGGCGCGTTCGAGCCCGAAGCGCTCAGCCGCTACTTTCTCGAGATGACGGCATGACGCGCACCGGCACCTGTGCGACCGCGCTCGCATGCGCGTTGACGACCGCGAGCGCAGGCGTGCATGCGGAACCCGCGACCGTGCAGCAGCCGCGCGCCTTCGGCCACGTGCTCGGCGACATCGTCACGCAACAGGTGCTGCTCGGCCCGGACGATCGCGCCGCCGAATTGCCGGCGCTGCCGTCGACGGGCCGCGTCAACGCGTGGCTCGAACGCCGGCCGCCGTCGATCAGCACGGATGCCGACGGCCACCGCTGGCTCGTGCTCGACTATCAGGTGATGAACTCGCCGCGCGCGCCCGCCGTGACGTCGACGCCGCCGCTGCAATTGCGGCTCGCGTCGGGCAAGACGCTCGATGTCGTGGCAAGCCCGCTGTCGATCGGTCCGCTTGCGCCGCTGGGTCTCGCCGACGCCGGACGCCTCGCGGGACTTCAGCCCGACCGGCTGGTCGCGCCAGAATCGACGGCGCCGTTGCGGCGCGCGTCGACCGTGTGGATCGCGCTCGCCGTGGCGGTGATGATCGCGTGGCTCGGCTGGTGGCTATGGCGCAATCAGCGCGACGCGCGGCAGCTGCCGTTCGCGAAGGCATGGTCGCGCTTCGGCCGGCAGGACGACGCCGCACTCGACGCGAATCCCGCTGCGTGGCGCGGCCTGCATCGCGCGCTCGACGAAGCGGCGGGACGTGTCGTGCTGGCGGGTTCGGTGCCGGAGCTGACGGCGAAAGCGCCCCATCTGCGTGAGCTGCAGCCGCAACTCGAACAGTTTTTCCAGCGGTCGTCAGACCGGTTCTTCAGCCAGTTGCCGGCAGCGACGCCGTTTTCATTGCGCGAGTTGTATCGCGCGCTGTATCGCGCGGAAAAGCGCCATCACCGATGAGCACGCCGCCTGATTTTCTCTACCCTTGGGCGCTCGTTTTGCTGCCGCTCGCCGCTTTGCCGCTGCTGCGCCGAAGCATCGATACGCTGCCGTATTCATGGGTCGCATGGCTGCCGCGGGATCGCGCGGGCCGCGTGATCGCGTTCATCTGGCGCGCCGCCGCGATGGTCGCGCTGGCGGCCGTGATCGTCGGGCTTGCGGGGCCGGGCTGGTCCGGCGAGCAGACGCGCATCACGGGAACGGGCGCGGAGATCCTGATCCTGATGGACGGCAGCGGCAGCATGAACCAGCCGATCAGCAGCGGATCGATGAATGTCGCCGACGCGCCCACAGCAGGCGAAACCAAAAACCAGATGGCGCGCGATGCGATCACCGCATTCGTCGCGCAACGCGTGAACGACCGCTTCGCGTTCATGCTGTTCGGCACGCATCCGATGCTCGCCGTCCCCTTCACCCGCGACCGCACGGTGATCGACGCCGCGATTGCTGCAACGGGCGTGGGGCGCGGCACGCCGGATACCTTGCTCGACCGCGGCATCCAGTATGCCGTCGAACTGTTCGACGGCCGCGCGCGCACCAGCAGCCGCGCGATCGTGCTGGTCTCGGACGGCGGCGCGCGGCTCGACGACGTGGCGCGCGAGCATATCCGCGCGGGGCTGTCGCGCAACGGCGTGGCGTTTTACTTCGTCTATCTGCGCAGCGGCATCTACAGTCCCGACCTGCACATTCGTCCCGCCGATACCGACCATTCGCCGGAAGCCGAACTGCACCGCTTCTTCCTGTCGCTGCCGACGCCCTATCGTCTCTATCAGGCCGACAGTCCGCAACAGGTTGCGCGCGCGATGAGCGATATCGCGCGCAACGAAAACGCGCCGGTGTCGTTCGTCGAACGGCTGCCGAGGCAGGATCGCAGCACCTGGTGTTACGCAACGGCGCTCGTCTGCTGCGCACTGCTGACAGGCGTGTGGTTCATGCAAAAGCGGAGCCTGCGATGAAACGGCTGCCTATCCATCTGATGTTCGGCGTGGCGACGCTGTGCTGCGTCGGCGTCGCGGGTTACTACGCGGTGCGTCTTCAGCACGTCGCGCAGGCGAACGCCGCGATCGCCGCGATCGGGACGCAACCGCGCGAGCAATGGAGCAAGTCCGCGGCCGACAGCAACGCGCCCGCCGTGCGGCTCGCGCAAGCCGTCGCGCTCGCGCGCGATGGGCAGCATGCGGAGGCGGGCAAGCTCTACTACGAACTCGCGCGGCTCGCGCCTTCGAGTGAAACGGGTCGGCTCGCGCTCTACGATCTCGCCAACATGTATCTGCGCGAAGCTGCCGGCGACAACGCGCAAGGCCCCGTCCGCTCACCGCCGATGCTCGAAACCGCGAAGGCGCGCTATCGGGAACTGTTGCGGCTCGAGCCCGGCAACTGGGATGCGCGCTACAACCTCGAGCGCGCGCTGCGCCTCGCGCCCGAAGCGCAGGACACCGCCGAGGACGTCAACGACGTCAAGGAACAGCACAACATCAACGTGCGCGGCGCGGCGCCGGAGGAACTGCCGTGAAGCGCGGCGCGCGGCCCTGGATGCGCTATCTGCGCGGACGCTGGTGGCAGCTGCCCCTGGCGTCGCTGCTGCTGGCGGCAGCCGTGCTGATGCCGCCCTTCGAATTCAGGCGCCCCGTGTTCCGGTATGTCGTCACCTTCGATATCACGCAGAGCATGGACGTCGAGGACGTTGCAATTGGCGGCAAGCCCGTGAGCCGGATCGACTTCGCGAAGGCGGCGATGAGCGACGTGCTGCAGCATCTGCCGTGCGGGTCGGAAATCGGCTGGAGCGTGTTCACGAATCAGCGCTCGCTGCTGCTGGTCGCACCCGTCGAAGTCTGCAGCAGCTACGATGCGCTGCTCTCGTCGCTCGATCAGATCAGCGGAAAGATGCGCTGGGTCAACAGCAGTGTGATCGCGCAAGGCGGCATCTATTCGGCCGTCCGCGCCGCCACCGATCTGGGCCACAACACGGACGTCGTGTTCATCACCGACGGCCAGGAAGCGCCGCCCGTCGCGCCGAACGAAACGACGGTGCGCGACATTCCGCAAGGACTCGTGCATGGCTGGCTGATCGGCGTCGGCGGCGACCAGCCAGCGCCGATTCCGAAGACCAATGCCGACGGCGTACGCACCGGCTTCTGGCAAGCCGATGAAGTGCGGCAGGTGCGGCCCGAGCCCGGCGCGCCCACCGTTGCGGAGAGCCACGAAGAACTGTCGCAACTGAGAGAAACGTATCTGGAAGCCCTGGCCGGACATCTCGCCTTCGGTTACAGACGGCTCGTCGGCCCGACCACGCTGCGCGCGCCGCTGATGGACGCGCGTTACGCGCACCCGGTCCCCGTTGCCACCGATATCCGCTGGGCGCCCGCGCTGCTCGCGCTGGTGTTGCTGGTGTGGCGCTTTCTTCCGGCGCGGCGGATGGTGCGCGCGGAAAGACCCGCAAGCGCGTCAACCGTCACGGCGCGCACGCGCACGCGCACGCACAGCGCGCCTGTCACTGCAGGCTCATCGCAGTAAGTTGATCGCGCCGCGCGTCGAATTATTTGGCACGCGCTTAAAGAAACTGCCGGGCACGCAGAGTGCTCCTACGTCATCATTTCGTAAGGACACCCGGCCATGCACTCGACACTTATTTCATCCGTCTCCCGCCGCCTGCTTGCATCGACGGGCGTATTCTGCGCCGCGATGTCGCTGGCCGCAGTCGCCGACGCACAGATCACGGCGCCCGCCGGCTCGGGCTCGCAGGACAACCGCACCGCGCCGATGGGGACGAAGTCCGATCCGCCGCCCGCGCACACGCTCGAA from Paraburkholderia caribensis includes:
- a CDS encoding AAA family ATPase, encoding MDREELLEDWRTLALDIEHQVENAVIGQPETIRLINVALFARGHVLLEGGVGVGKTTILRAFARAIGGDFERVEGTIDLMPGDLVYHTYVDAEGKPRIEPGPLIKHGERLATFFFNEINRARPQVQSLLLRAMAERSVFAFDREYRFPYMTVFADRNKVEKEETFELAAAARDRFMFELNMSTPDDATARRALVFDPDFHDTEALLARVTTDVLPWQRLNAIGASIQRTIHASEAIERYALDIWRATENPLQFDITLDDVDMQRLILAGASPRGMSALLRAARVVAWLDGRTYLMPEDIHRVLLPTLGHRVYFTPIYELRRQELSDALMTQIVSRIAAP
- a CDS encoding DUF58 domain-containing protein encodes the protein MNTLAEFQYRLPVRVSGARPGGHRGSSVGIGQEFAAHTRLFDHPDPRRIDVRASIRSMQREWLVRVHRQRVAVPVHAVVDVSASMRFGAASTKLDVAAAFVEALGHSAFRIGDPVGMLAFDDAAREDLFVPPRHARGMGPLMAELLRDCAPRQTRAQSRERGLREIATRLAGRACLVFLVSDFHWPLAALPGLLDTLTHAWVVPVVLWDRAEVEPPSHNGWMSLVDIESGEMRSMWMRDSVRERWRSAVAERRAQINALFARHGIRPFFNQGAFEPEALSRYFLEMTA
- a CDS encoding vWA domain-containing protein; the protein is MSTPPDFLYPWALVLLPLAALPLLRRSIDTLPYSWVAWLPRDRAGRVIAFIWRAAAMVALAAVIVGLAGPGWSGEQTRITGTGAEILILMDGSGSMNQPISSGSMNVADAPTAGETKNQMARDAITAFVAQRVNDRFAFMLFGTHPMLAVPFTRDRTVIDAAIAATGVGRGTPDTLLDRGIQYAVELFDGRARTSSRAIVLVSDGGARLDDVAREHIRAGLSRNGVAFYFVYLRSGIYSPDLHIRPADTDHSPEAELHRFFLSLPTPYRLYQADSPQQVARAMSDIARNENAPVSFVERLPRQDRSTWCYATALVCCALLTGVWFMQKRSLR
- a CDS encoding vWA domain-containing protein; translated protein: MKRGARPWMRYLRGRWWQLPLASLLLAAAVLMPPFEFRRPVFRYVVTFDITQSMDVEDVAIGGKPVSRIDFAKAAMSDVLQHLPCGSEIGWSVFTNQRSLLLVAPVEVCSSYDALLSSLDQISGKMRWVNSSVIAQGGIYSAVRAATDLGHNTDVVFITDGQEAPPVAPNETTVRDIPQGLVHGWLIGVGGDQPAPIPKTNADGVRTGFWQADEVRQVRPEPGAPTVAESHEELSQLRETYLEALAGHLAFGYRRLVGPTTLRAPLMDARYAHPVPVATDIRWAPALLALVLLVWRFLPARRMVRAERPASASTVTARTRTRTHSAPVTAGSSQ